One region of Armigeres subalbatus isolate Guangzhou_Male chromosome 3, GZ_Asu_2, whole genome shotgun sequence genomic DNA includes:
- the LOC134225320 gene encoding uncharacterized protein LOC134225320, translated as MSHPPYDSNQPILGPSPGNLAIMSQQQYLSAQQPRTDVEYFYAYVAESELSNVGHWILLEPDKTLSLKNLREFYSTCFGIKHKVVNGSNDPEVRYIRYHNGYFRFPPGLDLNNTRFVAFYYNDVGDIKAFMEMAEANDTERSKRTLPVASANACQLPPDCNNNDITLMGRTSVFDMDSILRSGAQSTPVKGSSSRQIPTMENVSSTSDVILNEPPIEVITIQDSQDTFRHTLPPPPSGPPKSLMPVNEHPVQPPASTATGIRAKLGPSVSSTSDEKQIKNERPKHERITINDSSGFQRGRSSVMVKVNVAAKSKNMFDRYQQSRPPPENVNAKTPLKVTLKNRGRQIQPKKFMKIEDARGRTTALLTKKKWSENPKNNNYKRRSDPDEAVDDRLQKRRRYDNQYNNYQQPETKHNPSYGLDNRGLHVLLVGFHDQAPVVHETTNYFSEFGTVTNFQLYTHANRWSVSEYYAYMEIRANDAVSLFSDRHIYNGAIIYAIRVDGARLPPRLTCRTCGYYGLNLAYLAYHVEGQYHQQNLRKRLEAQAADHGQHVFLDSYYRITQDELYVQHPTDHVQEIVRNEYWKRSYQPATYSETGGSGKRYYTTAERERFY; from the coding sequence ATGTCGCATCCTCCATATGATTCGAATCAACCGATTCTGGGACCATCTCCCGGAAACTTGGCTATCATGAGTCAGCAACAGTACCTTTCGGCTCAACAGCCCCGGACCGACGTGGAATATTTCTACGCTTACGTCGCCGAATCCGAGCTGTCAAACGTAGGCCACTGGATTTTATTGGAGCCGGACAAAACATTGAGCCttaaaaatctgcgtgaatttTATTCGACCTGCTTCGGCATCAAGCACAAGGTAGTAAATGGGAGCAATGATCCGGAGGTGCGCTACATCCGGTACCACAATGGTTACTTCCGCTTTCCCCCGGGATTAGATCTCAACAATACGCGCTTCGTTGCCTTTTATTATAATGACGTGGGAGATATTAAAGCATTCATGGAAATGGCCGAAGCAAACGATACTGAGAGGTCCAAAAGAACGTTGCCCGTTGCCTCAGCAAATGCCTGTCAGCTTCCGCCGGATTGCAATAACAACGATATAACACTAATGGGAAGAACATCCGTCTTTGATATGGATAGTATTTTACGGAGCGGGGCACAAAGTACTCCCGTTAAAGGGAGTAGCAGCAGACAAATTCCAACAATGGAAAATGTCTCATCTACATCGGATGTCATCCTGAATGAACCCCCGATAGAGGTTattactattcaggattccCAGGACACTTTCCGACACACGCTACCACCGCCTCCTTCCGGGCCACCGAAATCTTTAATGCCTGTGAATGAACATCCCGTGCAACCTCCAGCATCGACAGCTACTGGCATTAGGGCTAAGTTAGGTCCGAGTGTTTCATCCACATCTGACGAAAAGCAAATAAAAAATGAGCGACCCAAACAtgaaagaataacaatcaatgATTCCAGTGGTTTCCAGCGGGGTCGCAGTTCCGTCATGGTAAAAGTAAATGTTGCAGCAAAATCCAAGAATATGTTTGATCGTTACCAGCAGTCCCGTCCGCCACCGGAAAATGTGAACGCAAAAACTCCACTGAAGGTTACCTTAAAAAATCGCGGTCGTCAAATTCAACCtaaaaaatttatgaaaattgaaGATGCTAGAGGTCGTACCACCGCCCTTCTAACTAAGAAAAAGTGGTCCGAAAATCCTAAAAACAATAATTACAAACGCCGTTCAGATCCGGATGAGGCAGTAGACGATCGACTCCAGAAACGCCGCCGTTATGACAACCAGTACAACAACTATCAGCAACCAGAAACAAAGCATAACCCATCTTACGGTCTAGATAATCGTGGCCTCCATGTACTGCTTGTAGGATTCCACGATCAAGCCCCAGTCGTGCACGAAACGACCAACTACTTTTCAGAATTTGGAACCGTCACCAACTTCCAGCTGTACACACACGCAAACCGCTGGAGCGTGTCAGAATATTATGCGTACATGGAAATCCGTGCGAACGACGCGGTGTCGCTATTTTCCGATCGGCACATCTACAATGGGGCTATTATCTATGCCATCCGCGTTGACGGCGCACGGCTTCCTCCGCGGCTAACTTGCCGAACGTGCGGATACTACGGACTTAATTTGGCCTATCTGGCGTATCACGTCGAGGGCCAATATCATCAGCAGAACTTGCGAAAACGATTGGAAGCCCAGGCCGCTGACCACGGCCAGCATGTGTTTCTCGATAGCTACTACAGAATCACGCAGGATGAGCTCTACGTGCAGCATCCAA